TTTAATTGTGTGAAATACCCTGAAGGCAATCTTGCTTATGCATCAACCCTATTTTTTTGTTTTAAAATATTGGTATAACCTGTTGTGCATTTTGATGAAATGCTGTCAATTTGAATGAATTTAACGATTGAAATGCCTGAAATTTGTAACGAGAAGAAGAATTTTAGTTACTAACCTAGTTCTCGATACAATTTTTTATCAAAAATCACACGAACTGACATTGTGGAATCCATCTTAAATTCAAAATTCAATATTTAAAATGTAAAACAAGTTGTTGTAATATGTTGATAATCAGCACTAAGAAAAGTAGCGGAGTAAAGTACTGTGTTTTTCGGAGAACTAGGCTGATTTTCGATAAAACTCCTTTTTGCTTTTTTTTAGTTTGCATAGAAAGTGGCTAGTTTTGTACTATATCTATGTAATTATGAGAGTATTTAAGAGTACCGTAGTTTTTGAGCGTGAGTTGGCTTTGTTTTTAGGCTGTCATATTAAAACGGCTAAAAAGTATTATCAACGCATGCGCGATCATTATCAAAAGGAGGCTCATGGGTTGTTGAGTTTGGAGGAAGTAGCTTCTTATTATCAGTTGCCTGTTGAGGTATTGCAAACCTTTGAACAATAAGACATGCGAAAGAAACCTCATGTTTTCGATCAGATATCCCCTTGGGATATTGCCTTGTATCGTGAGGTTTGTTATGAAACTGCTCGTAAAGAGTATAAAGTAATCCTGGAGTTTTATGAGCGTCCTGTTCGTTTTTTAACCTTTCGTGATTTGATCTGTTATTATGATCCAGCTGCAGAAAATGAGGAGTCTTTTTGGAAGCGGTATTTTTATTTGAAGGAGCGGAGTTAGGTTGTTTGTCAATCGTTGTTTGTTCATCGTTGTTCGTTTTTCGTTTCTCGCTTGGGCGAAATGACTTTGACTATGACCTTGATCACGACCTTGTATGTGTCCTTATTATTCAGAAATGACGAAGGGAAATCGTTATTTTTGAATTTATTAGGTATTCTAAACTATAAGATTGCTTCAATCGTACCTCTTTCGCAATGACGTTTGGTCTCCTTTGTTATTGCGAGGCACTAAGCAATCTCATCTTTTGGTTTTCTAAACTATAAGATTGCTTCAGTCGTTCCTCCTTCGCAATGACGTTTGGTCTCCTTTGTTATTGCGAGGCACTAAGCAATCTTATTGTTAGGTATTCTAAACTAAAAGATTGCTTCAATCGTACCTCTTTCGCAATGACGTTTGGTATTTAAAACTATAAGATTGTTTCACTCGTACCTTTTTCCAAATGACGTTTAATCTGTTTTAGTATACTTAGAATCTAATACCGACATACTTTTAATTTTCGTAGCAATTCAAATTGTATGGAATGGTAAGCGCCCAAAGAACGCAGTGGTCTGGGTGCGTGAATGGAAGACAATGTAGAATTCAAGAAAATTAAAATAAGTCTAGATTTTTTTGTTACTTTTTTCATCAATGGAAAAAAGTAAAAAGGAAATTAGTTGACTCCTTCAGCAAAGACGTATTGTTTTAAAATTTGAATTCTTACACGCCACAAAGATCATTTTTTGTAAATTCGCTAATATAAATGAATGGCATTTCAAAGGTCGCTATAAAGAACTATGTTTTTGATTAACACCCAGCGAACAGCGAACAACCAACAACGAACAACGAATAAAAACATGAAAAACTTTGCAATCATAGGCGCTGCAGGCTACATTGCCCCAAGACATTTAAAAGCTATTAAAGACACCAATAACAATCTATTATGTGCTCTAGATAAATTTGATAGTGTGGGTATTATGGATAGTTATTTTCCAAATGCTAACTTTTTTGTTGAATTTGAACGTTTTGATCGTCATATCGAAAAGTTACGAAGAAACGGAACGTTATTAGATTATGTAAGTATTTGTACTCCCAACTATTTACACGATGCTCATATCAGAATGGCCTTACGAAGTGGCGCAGATGCTATTTGCGAAAAACCTTTGGTATTGAATCCTTGGAATGTGGATGCACTCATGGATATAGAAAAAGAATCGGGTAAAAAAATACACACGATTTTGCAATTAAGACTGCACCCAAGTATCATTGCTTTAAAGAAAAAAATAGAAGCTGAAAATAATGATACAAAATATGATGTTGATTTAACTTACATCACTTCAAGAGGCAAATGGTACGATATTTCATGGAAAGGAGATGAAAGCAAATCCGGGGGTATCGCCACCAATATTGGTATCCATTTTTTTGATATGTTGGCTTGGTTGTTTGGAGCGGTGCAAGAAAATGTGGTGCATCTCAGAGAAAAAGATAAATCGGCTGGCTATTTAGAGTTTGAAAAAGCACGTGTCCGTTGGTTTTTATCGATTGATGACGATTCTTTGCCAGCACATATTAAAGCAACTGGACAGAGAACTTTTCGCTCCATTATCATTAATAATGAAGAACTCGAATTTAGTTCAGGTTTTACAGAATTACACACCCAAAGTTATCAACAAATCTTAAAAGGAAAAGGTTTTGGATTGGAAGATGCTATGGAATCCATAAAAATAGCGCAAAAGATTAGAAATAACGCAATAATCCAAAAAGGTGAAAAACACCCTTTTGTAATTAGGTAACAAGCTCTATATTTGCAAAAAAAAAGCAAGAAAAAAAAGGCGATCACCATTTTAGGATATTTCAATCCTATTCATAAAGAGTATTTAGAATACTTTAACAATGCTAAGGCGCTTGCTGATAAACTTTTCATAATGGTTAATAGCGATTTTCAAAGAGCTTTAAAAGGGGCTAAAGAATTCCAAAATGAAAATTAACGTTTGTTTATTTTACAAAATATAAAAGCAGTTGATAAAGCTATTTAGACTTTAATTGAAATAGTAAATAAAAAAAAACAAGTAATTGATTAATTAAATTACCAAAAGCTAGAAAAGAAATATGTGTGGAATAGTAGGATACTTAGGAACGCAGCAAGCTGCTCCCATCATTTTAAAAGGATTACAACGCTTAGAATACAGGGGCTATGACAGTGCAGGCCTCGTGTTGTACGATAATGCCAATTTTCAATTGTTTAAAACACAGGGTAAGGTAAAAGACCTGACACAATTGAACAATTTTGCCACTACAAAGCAAACGATAGGATTAGGACATACGCGTTGGGCGACACATGGTATACCCTCAGACGCCAATGCACATCCGCATTATTCCAATTCTGGTGACTTGGCATTGATACATAATGGAATCATTGAAAACTACGAGTCCATCAAAAAAGTATTACTTTCTAAAGGCTATCATTTTATATCGGATACCGATAGTGAAGTGTTGGTAAATCTTATTGAAGATGTTCAAAAAACACATCAGTGTAAATTGGGCAAAGCAGTTCAAATTGCATTGACCCAAGTTGTTGGGGCATTTGCCATTGCCGTAATAGATAAAAAACGTCAAAATGAGATGGTAGCGGCCAAACTAGGAAGTCCTTTGGCTATTGGTATTGGGAACAATGAGTTTTTTGTAGCAAGTGACGCCTCTCCATTCATTGAATACACCAACCAAGCCATTTATTTAGAAGATCATCAAATGGCGATTTTAATCAAAGGAGAAGTGCCCAGGCTTCGTTGGATCAAAGACGATGCAGTTTCGGAATACGACATCCACGAATTGGAGTTGAGTCTAGAGCAAATCGAAAAAGGGGGTTACGAACATTTTATGCTCAAAGAAATTTTTGAACAGCCCAATGCTATTACGAATGCCT
The DNA window shown above is from Polaribacter sp. Hel_I_88 and carries:
- a CDS encoding Gfo/Idh/MocA family protein — its product is MKNFAIIGAAGYIAPRHLKAIKDTNNNLLCALDKFDSVGIMDSYFPNANFFVEFERFDRHIEKLRRNGTLLDYVSICTPNYLHDAHIRMALRSGADAICEKPLVLNPWNVDALMDIEKESGKKIHTILQLRLHPSIIALKKKIEAENNDTKYDVDLTYITSRGKWYDISWKGDESKSGGIATNIGIHFFDMLAWLFGAVQENVVHLREKDKSAGYLEFEKARVRWFLSIDDDSLPAHIKATGQRTFRSIIINNEELEFSSGFTELHTQSYQQILKGKGFGLEDAMESIKIAQKIRNNAIIQKGEKHPFVIR